In Vibrio sp. FE10, the following are encoded in one genomic region:
- a CDS encoding CvfB family protein codes for MKLAKAYQRSRIITAKFKVETILMINIGQINNLEVVKQADFGVFLDASDYGTVLLPKRFTPEGVEIGQKLDVFLYIDSDNQIAATTEKPIAQVGQFGLMTVEGVNSTGAFMSWGVKGKDLLVPFSEQRGRLNEGQSILVYVYIDKASSRIVGTTKFNKWLDNTPATYKQNEQVDLIIAERSQLGYKAIVNGEHWGMIFPSDIIGKLFIGKSLKGYIKNIREEDGKIDLSLQKVGVAKMDDLSTKILDLLEKKGGFLPLNDKSSPEAIFTAFRTSKGTFKKTIGGLYKSGKISIDKEGIRLAE; via the coding sequence ATGAAACTAGCGAAAGCATATCAGAGATCACGTATAATCACCGCCAAATTTAAAGTAGAGACAATCTTGATGATTAATATTGGTCAAATAAACAACCTAGAAGTAGTAAAACAAGCAGACTTCGGTGTATTCCTTGACGCTAGCGACTATGGAACGGTGTTGCTGCCGAAACGATTTACTCCTGAAGGTGTTGAAATTGGTCAAAAGCTAGATGTTTTCTTATACATTGATTCTGACAACCAGATCGCTGCAACCACTGAAAAACCGATCGCTCAAGTAGGGCAGTTTGGCTTGATGACGGTTGAAGGTGTAAACAGCACCGGTGCTTTCATGAGCTGGGGTGTGAAAGGCAAAGATCTTCTGGTTCCTTTCAGCGAGCAGCGTGGCCGTTTAAACGAAGGTCAGTCAATCTTAGTATATGTGTATATCGATAAAGCATCGAGCCGTATTGTTGGAACAACTAAGTTCAACAAGTGGTTAGACAACACGCCAGCGACTTATAAGCAAAACGAACAAGTTGATCTTATCATCGCAGAGCGCAGTCAATTGGGCTACAAAGCGATCGTTAATGGCGAACACTGGGGAATGATTTTCCCATCAGACATTATTGGTAAGCTATTCATTGGTAAATCACTAAAAGGCTACATCAAAAACATTCGTGAAGAAGACGGTAAGATTGACTTGTCTCTTCAAAAAGTCGGTGTTGCGAAGATGGATGACTTAAGCACTAAGATTCTAGATCTGCTTGAGAAGAAAGGCGGCTTTTTACCATTGAACGACAAGTCTTCTCCTGAAGCGATTTTCACGGCATTCAGAACCAGTAAAGGTACGTTCAAAAAGACCATCGGTGGTCTGTACAAGTCAGGTAAAATCTCGATTGATAAAGAAGGTATTCGCTTAGCTGAATAA
- a CDS encoding PaaI family thioesterase yields the protein MLTPLQKANFYLSMFGFFKVPLIWLCRPKLLALDNQHVEVKIPLKRRTKNHLDSMYFGVLAVGADVAGGFLAMSKSQQQGEKISLAFKEVTGNFLKRPEGDVHFTCNDGELINTMLAETMSTGERVNQPVTIIATCPSLHGDEPMAEFTLTLSIKKVPSRK from the coding sequence ATGTTGACCCCTCTACAAAAAGCAAATTTCTATTTGAGCATGTTTGGCTTTTTCAAAGTGCCATTGATCTGGTTGTGTCGCCCAAAGCTGCTTGCATTGGATAACCAACATGTTGAAGTGAAAATTCCTCTTAAAAGGCGAACGAAGAATCACCTTGATAGCATGTATTTTGGTGTGTTGGCCGTTGGCGCTGATGTCGCAGGTGGCTTTCTTGCTATGAGTAAGTCGCAGCAACAAGGTGAAAAGATCTCGTTGGCATTTAAAGAGGTGACGGGCAATTTTTTGAAGCGCCCTGAGGGAGATGTGCATTTTACGTGTAACGATGGAGAGCTAATAAATACCATGTTGGCTGAAACCATGTCGACTGGAGAGCGTGTTAACCAACCCGTGACGATTATCGCGACGTGTCCGTCTCTACATGGTGATGAACCGATGGCGGAATTCACGCTAACGCTTTCTATTAAGAAAGTGCCTTCTAGAAAGTAA
- a CDS encoding putative PEP-binding protein, whose protein sequence is MTQENQSTLHPELVLGDVLPSYNDNNNSNHLYVSLSELVMDRVFYHPSIESHLDALSDIEKTSLDAILGDKSVDEHFVSTLVVAIQAAVQPHHNSVRVALSSADSYGFRSLLGGNCEVEEVNPALGVRGVARYATPEYSKAFALECQVIKTLREQGINVEIVVPYVRALSDAAKIIDLLAEQGLPRGLNGLKVLFSCDVPSAVLLSERLLHYFDGAAVNVDSLTQFALGVDKQNEAQQHAFDPQNEAVITLISSIVKATQHAKKPVLIVTQGLVDYPRLQGYIADLEGVDTVITA, encoded by the coding sequence ATGACTCAAGAAAATCAAAGCACTTTGCACCCAGAACTTGTTTTAGGTGATGTGCTGCCTTCTTATAACGATAATAATAATTCCAACCACTTGTACGTTTCCCTGTCTGAATTGGTCATGGATCGTGTGTTCTATCATCCAAGTATTGAAAGCCACTTAGATGCGCTGTCTGATATTGAGAAAACCTCTTTAGACGCTATTCTTGGCGATAAAAGTGTTGATGAACATTTTGTTTCAACCTTAGTTGTCGCTATTCAAGCTGCAGTTCAACCACACCATAATTCGGTTCGTGTTGCACTGAGCAGTGCCGACAGCTATGGGTTCCGCTCTTTACTTGGCGGCAACTGCGAAGTTGAAGAAGTAAACCCGGCACTGGGTGTACGCGGTGTAGCACGTTATGCGACACCTGAATACAGCAAGGCTTTTGCGCTAGAGTGTCAGGTGATCAAAACTCTGCGTGAACAAGGAATCAACGTTGAAATCGTTGTTCCTTATGTTCGAGCTCTGAGTGATGCAGCGAAAATCATTGATCTGTTAGCTGAGCAAGGGTTACCACGCGGCTTGAATGGCCTAAAAGTACTCTTCTCGTGTGATGTCCCTTCTGCTGTTCTACTTAGTGAACGACTTCTGCATTATTTTGACGGTGCAGCGGTGAATGTTGATAGTCTGACTCAATTTGCGTTGGGTGTTGATAAGCAGAATGAAGCTCAGCAACATGCGTTTGATCCACAGAATGAAGCTGTGATTACGTTGATCTCTAGCATTGTAAAAGCGACTCAACACGCGAAGAAGCCTGTGCTAATCGTGACTCAAGGTTTGGTCGATTACCCAAGACTTCAAGGTTATATTGCGGATCTAGAAGGGGTTGATACCGTTATTACGGCTTAA
- a CDS encoding 3-deoxy-7-phosphoheptulonate synthase: MPLKTDELRTQALGPMPTPAELGNAHPITDDVAERIKQSRRQIEDILTGRDDRLLVIVGPCSVHDTDAALDYAERLSQIQDQYKDELFVVMRTYFEKPRTIVGWKGLITDPNLDGSYALETGLNKARKLLLDINKLGLATATEFLDMITGQYIADLITWGAIGARTTESQIHREMASALSCPVGFKNATNGNIKIAIDAIRAAHASHYFYSPDKNGRMTVYRTSGNPYGHVILRGGDKGPNFDAESVENACKQLAEVNLPERLVVDFSHANCQKQHRKQLEVAQDICEQIKSNKNQIAGIMAESFIKEGNQPMTDINNLEYGKSITDPCLSWEDTATMLDMLATAIKDRNLA, translated from the coding sequence ATGCCATTAAAAACTGATGAGTTGAGAACCCAAGCTCTGGGTCCTATGCCAACTCCTGCCGAATTAGGCAATGCACACCCTATTACTGACGACGTTGCTGAGCGTATTAAACAATCTCGCCGCCAAATCGAAGATATCCTAACGGGTCGTGATGACCGCCTATTAGTTATCGTTGGCCCTTGTTCTGTTCACGATACAGATGCGGCACTTGATTACGCTGAGCGCTTAAGTCAGATTCAAGATCAATACAAAGACGAATTATTCGTTGTAATGAGAACCTACTTCGAGAAACCTCGCACAATTGTAGGTTGGAAGGGTTTGATTACCGATCCGAATCTAGATGGTTCATACGCACTTGAAACTGGCTTGAACAAAGCACGTAAACTGTTGCTTGATATCAACAAGCTTGGCCTAGCTACCGCGACTGAATTCCTTGATATGATCACAGGTCAGTACATTGCAGACCTGATCACTTGGGGCGCGATTGGCGCTCGTACGACAGAATCTCAGATTCACCGTGAAATGGCTTCAGCGCTTTCTTGCCCTGTAGGCTTCAAGAATGCAACCAACGGCAACATCAAGATCGCAATCGATGCGATTCGAGCTGCGCATGCTTCACACTACTTCTATTCTCCAGACAAGAATGGTCGTATGACAGTTTACCGCACTTCAGGTAACCCATACGGTCACGTTATTCTGCGTGGTGGTGATAAAGGTCCTAACTTTGACGCTGAATCTGTTGAAAACGCATGTAAGCAACTGGCAGAAGTTAACCTTCCTGAGCGCTTAGTTGTCGACTTCAGCCACGCAAACTGCCAAAAGCAGCATCGTAAGCAGTTAGAAGTAGCACAAGACATTTGCGAGCAGATCAAATCTAACAAGAACCAAATTGCAGGCATCATGGCAGAAAGCTTCATTAAAGAAGGTAACCAGCCAATGACTGACATCAATAACCTAGAATACGGTAAGTCTATCACTGACCCTTGCCTAAGCTGGGAAGATACTGCAACTATGCTAGACATGCTTGCAACTGCAATTAAAGATAGAAATTTAGCTTAA
- a CDS encoding YajQ family cyclic di-GMP-binding protein produces the protein MPSFDIISEVEAVELRNAVDNANRELSTRFDFRGVEASFDYKDESVKLTAQDDFQLKQMRDILRSNLTKRNVDPNAMEAKAADQTGRTWHQTVIFKQGIETDVAKKIVKLIKDNKVKVQASIQGDKVRVTGKKRDDLQAVMALVRSGELGQPFQFDNFRD, from the coding sequence ATGCCATCATTTGACATTATCTCTGAAGTAGAAGCAGTAGAACTACGTAACGCTGTAGACAACGCAAACCGTGAGCTATCGACTCGTTTCGATTTCCGCGGCGTTGAAGCTAGCTTCGATTACAAAGACGAATCAGTAAAACTGACAGCGCAAGATGACTTCCAACTAAAGCAGATGCGCGACATTCTTCGTAGCAACCTAACGAAGCGCAACGTTGATCCTAACGCGATGGAAGCGAAAGCAGCAGACCAAACAGGTCGCACTTGGCACCAAACGGTTATCTTCAAGCAAGGCATCGAAACTGATGTTGCGAAGAAAATCGTAAAGCTAATCAAAGATAACAAAGTGAAAGTTCAAGCTTCTATCCAAGGCGACAAAGTTCGTGTAACAGGTAAAAAGCGTGACGATCTACAAGCTGTTATGGCTCTAGTTCGTAGCGGTGAACTTGGTCAACCTTTCCAGTTTGACAACTTCCGTGACTAA
- a CDS encoding precorrin-2 dehydrogenase/sirohydrochlorin ferrochelatase family protein, with translation MRYFPMFLDVENKPILVVGGGEVACRKVDSLLRAGADVTLVSPKVEPYLKQLVDDNKVHWVQNFYSSQLISKNYLQVWATTDNPDLNHQVHNDAKKMGILVNVVDDLPYCDFITPSMINRGRIQIAISSGGASPVLVRNIREKLETVLPQNIGLIADFGASKRNSIKESFPTVDERRKFWERFLSSSFINQVTEREQLETYYQQSLAEPVDNEGQVTWIEFEDDVELLSMKALRLMQEAELVLSPKECPFDYIDLCRRDAERESFSDSGELSTKLEKARAENLRVCVFIPPASVEFNLLVGRDLKLSTAKVIS, from the coding sequence ATGCGTTATTTCCCAATGTTTTTAGATGTAGAAAATAAGCCGATCTTAGTGGTGGGTGGGGGCGAGGTTGCTTGCCGAAAAGTAGATAGCTTGTTAAGAGCTGGGGCGGATGTCACTTTAGTGTCCCCTAAGGTAGAGCCTTACTTAAAGCAGCTTGTTGATGATAATAAAGTCCATTGGGTTCAAAACTTTTACTCTTCACAACTTATCTCGAAAAACTACTTACAAGTGTGGGCAACCACAGACAACCCAGACCTAAATCATCAAGTACATAATGATGCAAAAAAAATGGGTATTCTTGTCAATGTGGTCGACGACTTACCCTATTGTGACTTCATCACGCCCTCAATGATAAATCGCGGAAGAATCCAAATTGCGATCTCAAGTGGGGGTGCATCACCTGTTTTGGTGAGAAATATTAGAGAAAAACTCGAAACCGTCTTGCCTCAGAATATTGGTTTGATCGCAGACTTTGGTGCATCAAAACGCAATTCGATTAAAGAGTCCTTTCCTACGGTTGATGAACGCCGCAAATTCTGGGAGCGTTTTTTGTCTTCCAGTTTTATCAATCAAGTCACGGAACGCGAGCAACTGGAAACTTATTATCAGCAATCTTTGGCGGAACCTGTCGATAATGAAGGGCAAGTGACTTGGATTGAATTTGAAGACGATGTAGAACTTCTTTCAATGAAGGCGCTGCGTCTGATGCAAGAAGCAGAATTGGTGCTGTCACCAAAAGAATGCCCATTTGATTACATTGACTTGTGCCGCAGAGACGCTGAGAGAGAGAGTTTCAGTGATAGTGGAGAGTTATCGACAAAGCTTGAGAAGGCAAGAGCAGAGAACTTACGCGTGTGTGTGTTTATTCCACCAGCAAGCGTTGAGTTCAATTTACTTGTCGGCCGTGATTTGAAACTGTCTACAGCAAAGGTCATCAGCTAG
- a CDS encoding amino acid ABC transporter substrate-binding protein translates to MTNKLTLLASVVAASTAMMATSASAAESTLDKVTSQGFLTCGVSTGLPGFSNPNSKGEWEGIDVEYCQALAAAVLGDKTKVKYVPLTAKERFTALQSGEIDVLSRNTTWTLHRDTALGLNFVGVNYYDGQGFMVKKELGLTSAQELDGASVCVQSGTTTELNLADYFRNSGMSYKPVVFDTAAQTSKGFDAGRCDVLTTDQSGLYALRLNLADPKSAQVLPEIISKEPLGPVVRQDDDKWFNVAKWTLSAMINAEEYGISSKNADEMLKSKDPNIKRILGVDGPKGKGLGIRDDWGYQVIKQVGNYGESFERTVGTGSPLQISRGVNALWNAGGFMYAPPIR, encoded by the coding sequence ATGACAAATAAACTAACACTTCTTGCTTCAGTAGTAGCTGCATCAACTGCAATGATGGCAACATCAGCATCAGCGGCAGAAAGCACTCTGGACAAAGTCACATCTCAAGGCTTTTTAACTTGTGGTGTAAGTACAGGTCTTCCAGGGTTCTCTAACCCTAACTCAAAAGGTGAATGGGAAGGAATCGATGTTGAGTATTGTCAAGCTCTTGCAGCGGCTGTACTCGGTGACAAGACTAAAGTTAAGTATGTACCTTTAACAGCGAAAGAACGTTTCACTGCCCTTCAATCGGGTGAAATCGACGTACTATCTCGTAACACAACATGGACACTACATCGTGACACTGCTCTAGGTCTGAACTTCGTAGGTGTTAACTACTACGATGGTCAAGGCTTCATGGTTAAGAAAGAACTTGGCCTTACAAGTGCTCAAGAACTTGATGGCGCTTCAGTATGTGTACAATCAGGTACAACGACTGAACTTAACCTAGCGGATTACTTCCGTAACAGTGGTATGTCTTACAAGCCAGTAGTATTTGATACTGCAGCACAAACGTCTAAAGGTTTTGATGCGGGTCGTTGTGATGTTCTTACAACAGACCAATCTGGCCTATATGCACTTCGCTTGAACCTAGCCGATCCTAAATCTGCACAGGTACTTCCTGAAATCATCTCTAAAGAACCACTAGGCCCTGTTGTTCGTCAAGATGATGACAAATGGTTCAACGTAGCTAAATGGACACTTTCAGCGATGATTAACGCTGAAGAGTATGGTATCTCTTCTAAGAATGCTGATGAAATGCTTAAGTCAAAAGATCCAAACATCAAGCGTATTCTTGGCGTTGACGGTCCTAAAGGTAAAGGCCTAGGTATTCGTGACGATTGGGGTTACCAAGTAATTAAACAAGTTGGTAACTACGGTGAGAGCTTCGAACGTACTGTTGGTACAGGTTCACCACTACAGATCTCTCGTGGCGTAAATGCACTATGGAATGCGGGCGGCTTTATGTACGCTCCACCAATCCGTTAA
- a CDS encoding amino acid ABC transporter permease, protein MKPNETISPAQAKPQPKSANLFYNPTFRSVIFQILAVGALCAFFYTIVNNALTNLDSRGIATGFDFLSQEAGFGIGLTLIEYDETFSYGRTFFIGLLNTALVSVLGIMLATVLGFSMGIARLSSNWLVSRFAAVYIEIFRNIPLLLQIFFWYFAVLQALPSARQSMSLGEAIFLNVRGLYFPAPVMEQGSSIVIASLIAGIIATFVINIWANNKQKLTGQQTPMVRIAAALIVGLPLVTYFVMGMPISAEYPVLKGFNFKGGISIIPELAALMLALSIYTAAFIAEIVRSGINAVNHGQTEAAMSLGIPRARTLKLVIIPQALRIIIPPLTSQYLNLTKNSSLAMAIGYPDLVSVFAGTTLNQTGQAIEVIAMTMGVYLTLSLLTSALMNIYNRKVALVER, encoded by the coding sequence ATGAAACCTAATGAAACTATTTCTCCAGCTCAGGCAAAGCCACAGCCCAAAAGTGCCAACCTTTTTTACAACCCCACTTTTCGCTCAGTTATTTTCCAAATTCTCGCTGTCGGAGCACTCTGTGCTTTCTTTTACACGATTGTAAATAATGCACTCACTAACTTAGACTCCCGTGGTATCGCCACTGGTTTTGATTTTCTATCCCAAGAAGCTGGTTTTGGTATCGGCTTAACTCTCATTGAATACGACGAAACCTTCTCATACGGTCGTACTTTCTTTATCGGTCTTCTCAATACCGCTTTAGTTTCTGTGCTAGGCATCATGCTAGCCACGGTACTGGGCTTTAGTATGGGTATTGCTAGGCTCTCTTCAAACTGGCTAGTAAGCCGATTTGCAGCGGTCTACATAGAAATATTCCGAAATATCCCTCTTCTTCTACAAATATTTTTTTGGTATTTCGCCGTTCTACAAGCATTGCCTTCCGCTCGTCAAAGTATGAGCCTTGGTGAAGCCATTTTCTTGAATGTACGTGGTCTGTACTTCCCTGCCCCTGTCATGGAGCAAGGCAGTAGCATTGTTATCGCATCACTAATTGCCGGTATCATCGCTACGTTTGTTATCAACATCTGGGCTAACAACAAGCAAAAGTTAACTGGTCAGCAAACACCGATGGTGCGCATCGCTGCAGCATTAATTGTCGGTTTACCTTTGGTAACTTACTTTGTTATGGGCATGCCTATCTCTGCGGAATACCCTGTTTTAAAAGGGTTTAACTTCAAAGGTGGTATTAGCATCATCCCTGAGCTTGCCGCATTGATGCTTGCTTTAAGTATCTATACAGCTGCATTCATCGCAGAGATTGTGCGTTCAGGTATTAACGCGGTAAACCATGGACAAACCGAGGCTGCGATGTCTCTGGGTATCCCAAGAGCAAGAACACTTAAGCTCGTGATTATTCCACAAGCATTAAGAATTATTATCCCACCATTAACCAGTCAGTATTTGAACCTGACTAAAAACTCATCACTTGCGATGGCCATTGGTTATCCCGATCTTGTCTCTGTATTTGCAGGAACAACATTGAACCAAACTGGACAAGCTATCGAAGTAATCGCGATGACAATGGGCGTCTACCTGACTCTAAGCCTATTAACATCCGCTCTAATGAACATATACAACCGCAAAGTAGCGTTGGTGGAGAGATAA
- a CDS encoding amino acid ABC transporter permease has product MSTHQFQPDLPPPANTVGPVGWLRKNLFNGPVNSVVTVVLAYFAFTLLWAIADWAFINADWIGTTRDACTSDGACWVFISVRWDQFMYGFYPEAELWRPRLFYITLAIFVALLAYERTPKRTWIWLFFVNIYPFLIAGLLYGGIFGLEVVDTHKWGGLLVTLIIALVGIVVSLPIGVALALGRRSEMPIIRSMCTVYIEIWRGVPLITVLFMASVMLPLFLSEGTETDKLIRALVGVVLFSAAYMAEVIRGGLQAIPKGQYEAADALGLSYWKKTGLIILPQALKITIPSIVNTFIGLFKDTSLVLIIGMFDVLGIGQAANTDPEWLGFSTESYVFVALVFWVFCFGMSRYSIWLENKLHTGHKR; this is encoded by the coding sequence ATGAGTACACATCAATTTCAACCTGATCTTCCGCCTCCAGCGAATACCGTTGGACCTGTCGGTTGGTTAAGAAAAAATCTATTTAATGGACCTGTTAACAGTGTCGTCACTGTGGTGCTTGCTTATTTTGCTTTCACTTTATTGTGGGCAATAGCAGATTGGGCATTCATTAATGCTGATTGGATAGGAACAACACGAGATGCTTGTACAAGTGATGGTGCTTGTTGGGTGTTTATTAGCGTGCGTTGGGATCAGTTCATGTATGGCTTCTACCCTGAAGCTGAATTGTGGCGCCCACGTTTATTCTATATCACGCTAGCGATATTTGTTGCTTTGCTGGCATACGAAAGAACACCAAAGCGCACTTGGATTTGGTTATTTTTTGTAAACATTTACCCTTTCTTGATCGCTGGTCTTCTATACGGCGGTATCTTCGGACTTGAAGTCGTCGATACACATAAATGGGGTGGATTACTGGTTACGCTGATCATCGCGCTTGTCGGTATTGTGGTATCACTGCCTATTGGTGTCGCACTCGCACTGGGTCGACGTTCAGAGATGCCAATCATCCGCAGCATGTGTACCGTTTACATCGAGATTTGGCGTGGTGTACCACTGATTACGGTTCTATTCATGGCCTCGGTAATGCTTCCCCTCTTTCTATCAGAAGGGACAGAGACCGATAAGCTGATCAGAGCGCTTGTTGGGGTTGTACTATTCAGTGCAGCTTATATGGCAGAAGTAATCCGTGGTGGTTTACAAGCAATACCAAAAGGTCAATACGAAGCGGCTGACGCCCTAGGGTTAAGCTACTGGAAAAAAACTGGGCTTATCATTCTGCCTCAAGCTCTAAAAATCACAATCCCTTCAATTGTGAACACCTTTATTGGTTTGTTCAAAGATACCAGTCTTGTTTTGATTATCGGTATGTTTGATGTACTAGGGATTGGCCAAGCCGCGAATACCGACCCTGAATGGCTTGGTTTCTCCACAGAAAGTTATGTATTTGTCGCGTTAGTGTTCTGGGTGTTTTGTTTTGGCATGTCGAGATACTCGATTTGGCTAGAAAACAAACTTCACACCGGTCACAAACGATAA
- a CDS encoding amino acid ABC transporter ATP-binding protein gives MTQQTENNSQGLMIELKDMNKWYGEFHVLKNINLEVKKGEKIVICGPSGSGKSTMIRCINRLEEHQKGHIFVSGNELTEDLKNIEAVRRDVGMCFQHFNLFPHLTVLENCTLAPIWVKKMPKEEAEAIAMKFLERVKIPEQADKFPGQLSGGQQQRVAIARSLCMNPQVMLFDEPTSALDPEMVREVLDVMVELAEEGMTMLCVTHEMGFAKEVADRVIFMDAGEIIEENNPVDFFENPQSDRTQNFLSQILHH, from the coding sequence ATGACGCAGCAAACAGAAAACAACTCTCAAGGTCTTATGATCGAGTTAAAGGACATGAACAAGTGGTACGGTGAGTTCCACGTTCTTAAAAACATCAACTTGGAAGTAAAAAAAGGCGAGAAGATCGTTATTTGTGGCCCTTCAGGTTCAGGAAAATCAACGATGATTCGTTGTATCAACCGCCTAGAAGAGCACCAAAAAGGCCATATCTTTGTATCCGGTAATGAACTAACGGAAGACCTGAAAAACATTGAAGCCGTTCGCCGCGATGTCGGTATGTGTTTCCAACACTTCAACTTGTTCCCTCACCTAACGGTATTGGAAAACTGTACCCTAGCACCAATCTGGGTGAAGAAGATGCCGAAAGAGGAAGCCGAAGCCATCGCGATGAAATTCCTCGAGCGTGTAAAAATACCAGAGCAAGCCGATAAATTCCCAGGTCAACTTTCTGGTGGTCAACAACAACGTGTGGCAATTGCTCGTTCTTTATGTATGAACCCGCAAGTCATGCTGTTTGATGAACCGACATCAGCACTCGACCCAGAGATGGTACGTGAGGTACTCGATGTAATGGTCGAACTTGCAGAAGAAGGCATGACGATGTTGTGTGTAACGCACGAGATGGGTTTTGCTAAAGAAGTTGCTGACCGCGTCATCTTTATGGATGCAGGTGAGATTATCGAGGAAAACAACCCAGTCGACTTCTTCGAGAACCCACAATCGGATCGAACTCAGAACTTCTTGAGTCAAATATTGCACCATTAA
- a CDS encoding Bax inhibitor-1/YccA family protein — translation MNSPMFSRTATQENALQTNKVLRNTYALLSMTLLWSAVVAGVSMAMNLPRPGLIIMLVGFYGLLFLTEKNRDNGMGLVFTFLFTGFLGYTIGPILNMYVGAGMGDVILTALGGTALAFMAASAYALTTKRDLSFLNGMLMAGFVVLLVGMVANIFLQMPLLSLAMSGMFILFSTGVILLTTQSIIRGGETNYISATISLYVSIYNIFISLLSILGIMNSND, via the coding sequence ATGAACAGCCCTATGTTTTCACGCACAGCAACTCAAGAGAATGCTCTGCAAACCAATAAAGTGTTGCGTAACACATACGCACTACTGTCTATGACACTACTTTGGTCTGCTGTTGTAGCAGGCGTATCTATGGCGATGAACCTTCCTCGTCCTGGTCTTATTATCATGCTGGTCGGTTTTTACGGCCTGCTATTCCTAACAGAAAAGAACCGTGACAACGGCATGGGTCTTGTGTTTACGTTCCTGTTTACAGGTTTCCTAGGCTACACGATCGGTCCAATCTTAAACATGTATGTCGGCGCAGGTATGGGTGATGTCATCCTAACTGCACTTGGCGGGACTGCGCTTGCCTTTATGGCAGCATCAGCTTACGCACTAACAACTAAACGCGACCTTTCATTCCTTAACGGCATGTTAATGGCTGGTTTCGTTGTGCTGCTAGTGGGTATGGTTGCAAACATATTCCTTCAGATGCCTCTACTATCATTGGCAATGAGCGGTATGTTCATCCTGTTCTCGACTGGTGTTATCTTGCTAACAACGCAAAGCATCATCCGTGGCGGTGAAACGAACTACATCTCAGCAACTATCAGCTTGTATGTTTCAATCTACAACATCTTCATCAGCTTACTAAGCATCTTAGGCATTATGAACAGCAACGACTAA
- a CDS encoding TusE/DsrC/DsvC family sulfur relay protein, which produces MFEYNGKQIETDAQGYLLDYTQWEEGMIEILAEDEAIELTEAHLEVVHFVRSFYEEFKTSPAVRMLVKAMEKAHGPEKGNSKYLFKLFKKGPAKQATKLAGLPKPAKCL; this is translated from the coding sequence ATGTTTGAATATAACGGCAAACAAATTGAAACCGACGCTCAAGGCTACCTATTGGACTACACACAATGGGAAGAAGGTATGATTGAAATCTTAGCTGAAGACGAAGCGATCGAACTGACTGAAGCACACTTGGAAGTCGTACATTTTGTAAGAAGCTTTTACGAAGAATTCAAGACCTCTCCAGCCGTTCGTATGCTCGTTAAAGCAATGGAAAAAGCCCACGGCCCTGAAAAAGGTAACAGTAAATACCTGTTTAAATTATTCAAGAAAGGCCCAGCTAAACAAGCAACAAAGTTAGCGGGTTTACCTAAGCCAGCGAAATGTTTATAA
- the yccX gene encoding acylphosphatase, whose product MKNSQCIFVVSGRVQCVGFRYHTSRQAQALSMSGYAKNLNDGRVEVLAVGDVEQIEKLYAWLQLGPSSATVEQVVKHQISEADKRTVSVGEFKIL is encoded by the coding sequence ATGAAAAATTCACAATGTATATTTGTCGTATCAGGCCGAGTTCAATGTGTTGGCTTTCGCTATCACACAAGCAGGCAAGCACAAGCCTTGTCAATGTCGGGCTATGCAAAAAATTTAAACGATGGTCGCGTCGAAGTATTAGCGGTTGGGGATGTGGAGCAGATTGAGAAGTTATACGCTTGGTTACAATTAGGGCCGTCTAGCGCCACAGTAGAGCAGGTTGTTAAGCATCAAATCAGTGAGGCGGATAAACGGACTGTTTCTGTTGGAGAGTTTAAAATACTGTAG